One segment of Alnus glutinosa chromosome 2, dhAlnGlut1.1, whole genome shotgun sequence DNA contains the following:
- the LOC133859826 gene encoding uncharacterized protein LOC133859826: MLQSTVLGHTITVDPQIISQFIGVRVLQLSVSPYNEVVLPPSMEDLREFFHAVPQGEERSTTIKIGALSAPHRMLAKIVQHNLCAVVRRSDLILKRAQFVYTIHLHLPFCLCKHILGVIIEARDESNTGLPFGCLLTQIILQSGLSIAGEPKMKIQDPLSKQTLMKSNAQLRRNDLNDNDVPPPPPIPLGIPSKASSSKTAPLPQPDVSYSHIMEALAAIQGA; the protein is encoded by the coding sequence atgcttcagtccactgttcttgggcatactatcactgttgatccccagatcatcagtcagttcattggAGTTCGTGTTCTCCAACTTTCCGTgagcccttacaatgaggtggtactgCCTCCATCTATGGaagatctccgagagttcttccacgcagttccacagggagaggaGCGTTCCACCACCATCAAGATCGGTGCCTTATCCGCccctcatcgtatgttggccaagattgttcagcacaacttATGTgcagttgtcaggcgcagtgacctgattttgaagagagCTCAGTTTGTCTACACCATTCATCTTCACTTGCCcttctgcttgtgcaagcatattttgggcgttatcatagaggcccgtgatgagagcaataccggtcttcccttcggctgcctgctcactcagattattctacagtcaGGCTTAAGTATTGCTGgtgagccgaagatgaagatccaggatccactcagcaagcagacgctgatgaagtcaaatgctcagctGCGGAGAAATGATCTAAATGACAatgatgtgcccccgcctcctcctattcctcTAGGCATACCGAGTAAGGCTTCCTCTTCCAAGACTGCACCGCTACCACAACCAGATGTTAGCTATTCTCATATTATGGAGGCTCTGGCAGCTATCCAGGGGGCATGA